In Flammeovirgaceae bacterium 311, one DNA window encodes the following:
- a CDS encoding short-chain dehydrogenase/reductase SDR (COG1028 Dehydrogenases with different specificities (related to short-chain alcohol dehydrogenases)) encodes MEYIFLSIEHIMEERKQDVVVVTGASAGLGRAIAMEFAKNGAKVALIARGKERLEQAKQEAESHGAQALTFSADVADAEAMERIAAEVEEKLGPIDVWVNNAMVGVLSPVKEMKPEEYKRVTDVTYLGQVFGTLAALKYMLPRDKGCIVYVGSALAYRGIPLQSAYCGAKHATQGFYDSLRSELLHDKSNVQITMVQMPAMNTPQFDWMRNRMPNKPRPMGTIYQPEAAARSVYHAAYHPEREYKVGFPTLQAVLGNKILPMVGDWVLAKNGYKGQQSDEPKDKNPLDNLFEPAPGNFGSHGRFDEKSKEKSIVGWMGRHQSVPAAAAAVLAGVIIAGIVFNK; translated from the coding sequence TAGTAGTAGTAACCGGGGCCTCAGCAGGCCTGGGCAGGGCAATTGCCATGGAGTTTGCTAAAAATGGTGCCAAGGTGGCACTGATTGCCCGTGGAAAGGAACGTCTGGAGCAGGCAAAACAGGAAGCAGAAAGTCATGGTGCGCAGGCCCTTACCTTTTCTGCAGATGTTGCCGATGCAGAAGCTATGGAGCGGATTGCCGCTGAAGTAGAAGAAAAGCTGGGCCCCATTGACGTTTGGGTAAACAATGCCATGGTAGGCGTGCTAAGTCCTGTAAAGGAAATGAAGCCGGAAGAATACAAACGTGTAACAGATGTTACCTATCTGGGGCAGGTTTTCGGAACCCTGGCGGCACTTAAGTATATGTTACCCCGTGATAAAGGATGCATTGTATATGTTGGCTCCGCTCTGGCTTACCGGGGCATTCCCCTGCAATCGGCCTATTGTGGTGCCAAACATGCCACCCAGGGCTTTTATGACTCCCTCCGGTCTGAGCTTCTCCACGACAAGAGTAACGTTCAGATCACCATGGTACAAATGCCTGCCATGAACACACCCCAGTTTGACTGGATGCGCAACAGAATGCCTAACAAGCCACGCCCGATGGGTACCATTTATCAGCCCGAGGCAGCTGCCCGAAGCGTATACCATGCAGCTTATCATCCGGAACGTGAATATAAAGTAGGTTTCCCTACCCTGCAGGCTGTACTTGGCAATAAAATACTGCCCATGGTAGGAGATTGGGTGCTGGCAAAAAATGGCTACAAAGGCCAGCAATCAGACGAGCCCAAGGACAAAAATCCCCTTGATAACCTCTTTGAACCAGCGCCGGGCAACTTTGGCTCACATGGCCGTTTTGATGAAAAATCAAAGGAAAAAAGTATAGTAGGCTGGATGGGCCGCCACCAGTCTGTGCCAGCGGCAGCTGCAGCTGTTTTAGCCGGCGTTATTATTGCAGGCATTGTATTTAATAAATAG